A DNA window from Rhizobium sp. NXC14 contains the following coding sequences:
- the fliP gene encoding flagellar type III secretion system pore protein FliP (The bacterial flagellar biogenesis protein FliP forms a type III secretion system (T3SS)-type pore required for flagellar assembly.) — protein MIRFIVFLAAMMVVPELAVAQQLPTDLLNVPVDGSVAAWIIRTFGLLTVLSVAPGILIMVTSFPRFVIAFSILRSGMGISSTPSNMILLSLSLFMTFYVMSPTFDQAWQNGVQPLLANQINETEAVQRIAEPFRTFMAANTRDKDLALFVDLARERGQNIQTTDPIDYRVLIPAFMISEIRRGFEIGFLVVLPFLVIDLIVATITMAMGMMMLPPTSISLPFKILFFVLIDGWNLLVGSLVRSFS, from the coding sequence ATGATTCGTTTCATAGTTTTCCTTGCCGCCATGATGGTGGTACCGGAACTGGCGGTGGCACAGCAGCTGCCGACCGACTTGTTGAACGTGCCGGTCGATGGCTCCGTCGCCGCCTGGATCATCCGCACATTCGGCCTGCTGACCGTTCTTTCGGTCGCGCCGGGCATCCTGATCATGGTGACGAGCTTCCCGCGCTTCGTCATCGCCTTCTCGATCCTGCGCTCAGGGATGGGCATCTCCTCGACGCCTTCCAACATGATCCTGCTGTCGCTGTCGCTCTTCATGACCTTCTACGTCATGTCGCCGACCTTCGATCAGGCCTGGCAGAATGGCGTGCAGCCGCTGCTTGCCAACCAGATCAATGAGACCGAGGCGGTCCAGCGTATCGCCGAACCCTTCCGCACCTTCATGGCGGCCAATACCCGGGACAAGGATCTGGCGCTCTTCGTCGATCTTGCGCGCGAGCGCGGTCAGAACATCCAGACGACCGATCCGATCGACTACCGCGTGCTGATCCCTGCCTTCATGATTTCGGAGATTCGTCGCGGTTTCGAGATCGGCTTTCTGGTCGTGCTGCCGTTCCTCGTCATCGACCTCATCGTTGCAACCATCACCATGGCGATGGGCATGATGATGCTGCCGCCGACGTCGATCTCGCTGCCTTTCAAGATTCTCTTCTTCGTGCTGATCGACGGCTGGAACCTGCTCGTCGGCAGCCTGGTGCGCTCGTTCAGCTGA
- the flgH gene encoding flagellar basal body L-ring protein FlgH encodes MNMRFPAAIAALALLAGCQSPTAVSEIGRAPAMSPIGSGLAYGQTPQMALYPKQPRAVAQGYSLWSDSQAALFKDARALNVGDILTVDIQINDKASFDNETNRSRTNSSGMNWDINAQIFGWTPESKTDLTYGSDTSTDGKGKIERTDKLTLLVAAVVTGILENGNLVISGSQEVRLNQELRILNVAGIVRPQDVNADNQISYDKIAEARISYGGRGRLMEVQQPPRGQQAVDLFSPL; translated from the coding sequence ATGAATATGCGTTTCCCGGCCGCGATCGCCGCCCTCGCACTCCTTGCGGGCTGCCAGTCTCCGACGGCAGTCAGCGAGATCGGCCGTGCGCCCGCCATGAGCCCGATCGGCAGCGGACTTGCCTATGGCCAGACCCCGCAGATGGCGCTCTATCCGAAGCAGCCGCGCGCCGTGGCGCAGGGCTATTCGCTCTGGAGCGATTCCCAGGCCGCGCTCTTTAAGGATGCACGCGCTTTGAACGTCGGCGACATTCTGACCGTCGACATCCAGATCAACGACAAGGCCTCCTTCGACAACGAGACCAACCGCAGCCGCACGAATTCGAGCGGCATGAACTGGGACATCAATGCTCAGATCTTCGGCTGGACGCCTGAATCCAAGACCGATCTGACCTATGGTTCCGACACCAGCACCGACGGCAAGGGCAAGATCGAGCGCACCGACAAGCTCACCCTTCTCGTTGCGGCCGTCGTCACCGGCATTCTCGAAAACGGTAACCTCGTCATCTCGGGTTCGCAGGAAGTCCGTCTGAACCAGGAGCTGCGCATCCTGAACGTCGCCGGTATCGTGCGTCCGCAGGACGTCAACGCCGACAACCAGATCTCTTACGACAAGATCGCCGAAGCCCGCATCTCCTATGGCGGCCGGGGTCGCCTGATGGAAGTGCAGCAGCCTCCGCGCGGCCAGCAGGCCGTCGATCTTTTCTCGCCGCTTTGA
- a CDS encoding flagellin, with translation MTSILTNVAAMAALQTLRGINDSLEDTQNHVSSGYRVEKAADNAAYWSIATTMRSDNKALSAVSDALGLGAAKVDTAYSAMDSAIDVISEIKAKIVAATEKGVDKTKVQEEIGQLQQQLLSIAQSASFSGENWVAGADGTKSVVSTFVRDGNGNVSVKTTDYVLDTSSTGNVLFGMTSTGTIETTSGIIGTSYGTIGSIYSMDISTFGSAEISMALTSIEAGLEAMTKAASQLGSISTRIELQENFVGALSDSIDSGVGRLVDADMEEESSKLTALQTQQQLAIQSLSIANSSAQNILTLFRS, from the coding sequence ATGACCAGCATTTTGACGAACGTCGCGGCAATGGCCGCACTTCAGACACTCCGCGGAATCAACGACAGCCTCGAAGACACGCAGAACCACGTCTCGTCGGGTTACCGCGTCGAAAAGGCTGCCGACAACGCCGCTTACTGGTCGATCGCAACGACCATGCGTTCGGACAACAAGGCGCTTTCGGCCGTGTCCGACGCTCTTGGCCTCGGCGCCGCCAAGGTCGACACCGCCTACTCCGCCATGGACAGCGCCATCGACGTCATCAGCGAGATCAAGGCGAAGATCGTCGCCGCAACCGAAAAGGGCGTCGACAAGACCAAGGTCCAGGAGGAAATCGGTCAGTTGCAGCAGCAGCTGCTGAGCATCGCACAGTCGGCTTCCTTCTCCGGTGAAAACTGGGTCGCCGGCGCCGATGGCACCAAGAGCGTCGTGTCGACCTTTGTCCGCGACGGTAACGGCAATGTCTCGGTCAAGACGACCGACTACGTCCTGGACACGAGCTCCACGGGCAACGTTCTCTTCGGCATGACCTCGACCGGTACGATCGAGACGACCTCCGGCATCATCGGCACATCCTACGGCACGATCGGTTCGATCTACTCTATGGACATCAGCACCTTCGGTTCGGCTGAGATCTCCATGGCCCTGACCTCCATTGAGGCCGGCCTCGAAGCGATGACCAAGGCTGCATCGCAGCTCGGTTCGATTTCGACCCGTATCGAATTGCAGGAGAACTTCGTCGGAGCGCTCAGCGATTCGATCGACTCGGGCGTCGGCCGCCTCGTCGATGCCGACATGGAAGAGGAATCGAGCAAGCTGACGGCGTTGCAAACCCAGCAGCAGCTGGCGATCCAGTCGCTGTCGATCGCCAACTCCAGCGCCCAGAACATCCTCACGCTGTTCCGCAGCTAA
- a CDS encoding glycosyl transferase has product MNSKVSFSAASKDYQAGRYTKSLATLNQLIDTQQDAKTYALLAKNLVQLGFKADAAKAYGLAGNCEGPNAYEYQKQAAKLHYETGHEDEALLIAMRNLSRAQEDAELAFIITAIYLKRQQRDIIRPFKTVLSESMNPDHMRLAALLLSDDLNDATNQTLARNLFKRFPGNHAFRFLHLVFAREFNDFEESAKHQAVIDEALAKGDLEILRKDNPFYHLHWCGNEDFNRYATIGTTPLNQERVAFRRNQPHTWSNKIRIGYMSSDFWDRHATMKLLQRILELHDKDRFEVTLFCHTGPEYLKHNDTDRSRWGRIVDIHGFSDQAVLEIVREHNIDIMVDLKGHTSGSRASAFNLPLAPVHVGWLGFPGSTVNIDLDYVIGDHSVLPDVAKPFFHEKFCRLPESYQPNDPMHRPKPRPVTREQLGLPEEAFIFASFNGNRKITPDVVNSWCRILKRAPNSVLWLMANSPRNQANLLKQFQAAGIAPKRIIFCPRAPYEDHISRQQAADLGIDTFPVNGHTTTSEQLWGGLPVLTVKGTNFASRVSESLLRAIDLPELVASDLQAYEDLAVELAQNPERIAEYKAHLKEQRYIAPLFDAQRFCHHLEKAYEIMAERAKQRLAPEHMDIPAMPPRTAPFAAE; this is encoded by the coding sequence TTGAACAGCAAAGTTTCGTTCTCTGCGGCATCCAAAGATTACCAGGCAGGCCGCTACACAAAGTCCTTGGCGACGCTCAACCAGCTCATCGATACTCAGCAGGACGCCAAGACCTATGCGCTGCTGGCCAAGAACCTCGTGCAGCTCGGCTTCAAGGCCGATGCCGCAAAAGCCTATGGCCTGGCCGGCAATTGCGAAGGACCGAACGCCTACGAATATCAGAAGCAGGCTGCCAAGCTGCACTACGAAACCGGCCACGAGGACGAAGCGCTGCTGATCGCCATGCGCAACCTCAGCAGGGCGCAGGAAGATGCCGAACTCGCCTTCATCATCACCGCGATCTATCTGAAGCGCCAGCAGCGAGATATCATCCGCCCGTTCAAGACGGTTCTGTCGGAAAGCATGAACCCCGATCACATGCGCCTGGCGGCCCTGCTGCTCAGCGACGATCTCAACGACGCGACCAACCAGACGCTTGCGCGCAACCTCTTCAAGCGCTTTCCAGGCAATCACGCCTTCCGCTTTCTTCACCTTGTATTCGCTCGTGAATTCAACGATTTCGAAGAGTCGGCCAAGCATCAGGCAGTGATCGACGAGGCCCTCGCAAAGGGTGATCTGGAGATCCTGCGCAAGGACAATCCATTCTATCATCTGCACTGGTGCGGCAACGAAGATTTCAACCGATATGCAACGATCGGCACGACCCCGCTTAACCAGGAACGGGTCGCGTTCCGCCGCAACCAGCCGCACACATGGTCAAACAAGATCCGCATCGGCTATATGTCATCGGACTTCTGGGATCGCCACGCGACGATGAAGCTGCTGCAGCGCATTCTCGAACTTCACGACAAGGACAGGTTCGAGGTGACGCTCTTCTGCCATACGGGCCCCGAATACCTTAAGCATAACGACACCGACCGCAGCCGCTGGGGCAGGATCGTCGACATTCACGGTTTCTCCGACCAGGCAGTGCTGGAAATCGTACGCGAGCACAATATCGACATCATGGTCGATCTGAAGGGTCATACGTCGGGCAGCCGCGCGTCAGCCTTCAACCTGCCGCTGGCACCTGTTCATGTCGGATGGCTCGGTTTTCCCGGCAGCACCGTCAACATTGACCTGGACTACGTCATCGGCGACCATTCGGTGCTGCCCGACGTGGCCAAGCCATTCTTCCACGAGAAATTCTGCCGGCTTCCGGAGAGCTACCAGCCGAACGATCCGATGCATCGCCCGAAGCCGCGTCCGGTCACCCGCGAGCAACTCGGCCTGCCGGAAGAGGCCTTCATCTTCGCCTCCTTCAACGGCAACCGCAAGATCACGCCCGATGTGGTCAACAGCTGGTGCCGCATCCTCAAGCGGGCGCCGAACAGCGTGCTCTGGCTGATGGCCAATTCGCCGCGCAACCAGGCGAACCTGCTGAAGCAGTTCCAGGCCGCCGGCATTGCGCCCAAGCGCATCATCTTCTGCCCGCGCGCGCCCTACGAAGATCACATCAGCCGCCAGCAGGCAGCCGACCTCGGGATCGACACCTTCCCTGTCAACGGTCACACGACCACCTCGGAGCAGCTCTGGGGCGGCCTGCCGGTTTTGACGGTCAAGGGCACCAACTTCGCCTCGCGCGTCAGCGAAAGCCTGCTCAGGGCGATCGATCTACCCGAGCTCGTCGCAAGCGACCTGCAGGCATACGAGGATCTCGCCGTCGAGCTGGCGCAGAATCCCGAGCGGATCGCCGAATACAAGGCACATCTGAAGGAGCAGCGTTATATCGCGCCGCTGTTCGACGCCCAACGTTTCTGCCACCACCTGGAGAAGGCCTACGAAATCATGGCCGAACGGGCGAAACAGCGCCTGGCGCCCGAGCACATGGATATTCCAGCGATGCCCCCGCGGACGGCCCCCTTCGCGGCCGAGTAA
- a CDS encoding flagellin — protein MTVKITSAAAVNALAVLRSINKEASQTQQQVSSGYRIETAADDASYWSVATVMRSDSTNLGTIGDALGLGAAKVDATYTAMNSAIDLVSQIRAKLVAAREPGTDKDKINAEISEYKEQLKTVVGSTSFAGENWLLNSDKAAPPTWSVISGFVRASTGEYQAQTIDFPSSQTILIDKNNASGGLFTKAIDAQAINSSGTGPRNYYLLDAGSTTPATGSEIAIDKNTTDAQLVDMLDVTDSLFSSLTTTAASIGVMKTRIDDQIDYAADLSDSIDKSVGALVDTDMDEASIRQKAIETQKQMAVEAISILNTAASKILILLE, from the coding sequence ATGACCGTTAAGATTACCAGCGCGGCCGCGGTGAATGCACTTGCGGTGCTGCGCAGCATCAACAAAGAAGCCAGTCAGACCCAGCAGCAAGTGTCTTCGGGCTATCGGATCGAGACGGCCGCAGACGATGCTTCCTACTGGTCGGTCGCCACTGTCATGCGCTCGGACAGCACCAATCTCGGCACGATCGGCGATGCGCTCGGTCTCGGGGCTGCCAAGGTGGATGCGACCTACACGGCAATGAATTCGGCGATCGATCTCGTCAGCCAGATCCGCGCCAAGCTGGTTGCGGCAAGAGAGCCCGGCACCGATAAGGACAAGATCAATGCCGAGATCAGCGAATATAAGGAGCAGCTGAAGACCGTTGTCGGGTCGACGTCGTTTGCAGGCGAGAACTGGTTGCTGAACAGTGACAAGGCAGCGCCGCCGACATGGTCGGTCATTTCAGGTTTCGTGCGCGCCTCGACGGGCGAATACCAGGCCCAGACCATCGACTTCCCTTCGTCGCAGACCATCCTCATCGACAAGAACAATGCGAGCGGCGGCCTGTTCACCAAGGCGATTGATGCCCAGGCGATCAACAGCAGCGGCACGGGACCGCGGAACTATTACCTGTTGGACGCCGGGTCGACCACGCCGGCGACGGGCAGCGAGATCGCGATCGACAAGAACACCACTGACGCCCAGCTCGTCGACATGCTCGATGTGACCGACTCCCTGTTCTCCTCGCTGACGACGACGGCCGCCTCAATCGGTGTGATGAAGACGCGTATTGACGACCAGATCGACTACGCGGCCGATCTGTCGGATTCGATCGACAAGAGCGTCGGCGCGCTGGTCGATACCGATATGGATGAGGCCTCGATCCGCCAGAAGGCGATCGAAACTCAGAAGCAGATGGCTGTCGAAGCGATCTCGATCCTCAACACGGCGGCAAGCAAGATCCTCATTCTGCTGGAGTAG
- a CDS encoding MotB family protein, with translation MSDGENHHHGRNEIIIVKRHGGGDHDGAHGGAWKIAYADFMTAMMAFFLVMWLVNAANEETKAAVATYFNPIKLADEKPTEKGLKKPVDHAEGEEKKEKSKQKEDNPTEGKSAADGDDQTSTSGDQTNYSEADFFENPYSVLAEIAQEVGQQANVSAKGDGGAADSGPATGADGGQAYRDPFDPDFWTKQVEVTTAGKPLPPDKSEEQPTESETTEIAKAEDMKPVPLATDQKPAKEAPAKEAKEMKGAAEAKDGKVTEGKAVEEKKAEARKDAEHQKEADQSAAEPEQQKKEAEQLQAQISQQIGGVAGKLAEGLTVTAAEGGLLVSISDQNDDSMFNIGSAVPRQEMVLAMEKIGTILKERGGAVAIRGHTDGRQYKGGQNENWRLSMDRAQSAYYMLVRGGLDETRVSQVSGFADRRLKLPADPFNAVNRRIEILVQAE, from the coding sequence ATGAGCGACGGCGAAAACCATCACCACGGCAGAAACGAGATCATTATCGTCAAGCGGCATGGCGGCGGTGATCACGATGGTGCCCATGGCGGTGCGTGGAAAATTGCCTATGCCGACTTCATGACGGCGATGATGGCATTCTTCCTTGTCATGTGGCTGGTGAACGCCGCCAACGAGGAGACCAAGGCCGCGGTTGCGACCTATTTCAATCCGATCAAGCTTGCCGACGAAAAGCCGACCGAGAAAGGCCTGAAGAAGCCTGTCGACCATGCCGAGGGCGAGGAGAAGAAGGAAAAGTCGAAACAGAAGGAAGATAATCCGACCGAGGGTAAGTCCGCCGCCGATGGTGACGACCAGACATCGACCTCAGGCGACCAGACCAATTATTCCGAGGCCGATTTCTTCGAGAATCCCTATTCGGTTCTCGCCGAGATCGCCCAGGAGGTCGGCCAGCAGGCCAATGTCAGCGCCAAGGGCGATGGCGGCGCGGCCGATTCCGGCCCTGCCACCGGCGCCGATGGCGGGCAAGCCTATCGCGATCCCTTCGATCCGGATTTCTGGACGAAGCAGGTCGAGGTGACAACGGCCGGAAAACCCTTGCCGCCCGACAAGAGCGAGGAGCAGCCGACCGAGAGCGAGACGACGGAGATCGCCAAGGCCGAGGATATGAAGCCGGTGCCTTTGGCGACCGACCAGAAGCCCGCAAAGGAAGCCCCTGCTAAGGAAGCCAAGGAAATGAAGGGCGCCGCAGAGGCCAAGGACGGCAAGGTGACGGAGGGCAAAGCGGTCGAGGAGAAGAAGGCGGAAGCTCGGAAGGACGCCGAGCATCAGAAGGAAGCCGACCAGAGCGCGGCTGAGCCCGAGCAGCAGAAGAAGGAAGCTGAACAGCTTCAAGCGCAGATCTCCCAACAGATCGGCGGTGTTGCCGGCAAGCTCGCGGAAGGCCTGACAGTGACGGCGGCCGAAGGCGGCCTGCTGGTCAGCATCTCCGACCAGAACGATGATTCGATGTTCAATATCGGTTCGGCTGTTCCGCGCCAGGAGATGGTGCTCGCCATGGAAAAGATCGGGACGATCCTGAAGGAGAGGGGTGGCGCAGTCGCCATCCGCGGCCACACCGACGGGCGCCAATACAAGGGCGGGCAGAACGAGAACTGGCGGCTTTCGATGGATCGCGCCCAGAGCGCCTATTACATGCTCGTGCGCGGCGGACTGGACGAGACGCGCGTTTCCCAGGTCTCCGGTTTCGCCGACCGTCGGCTGAAGCTCCCCGCCGACCCGTTCAATGCGGTCAACCGCCGGATCGAGATCCTGGTGCAGGCGGAATAG
- a CDS encoding flagellin translates to MTSINTNSSAQAALQTLRNVNQGLNKTQNHVSSGYRVEKASDNAAYWSIATTMRSDNKALSAVSDALGVGAAKVDTAYTAMDSAIDVVGEIKAKLVAATENGVDKAKVQEEIGQLQQQLLSIAQSASFNGENWVAGAAGTKSVVSSFVRDGSNAVSITTTDYVLNSGSAGNVLFGMSNGTVETSTGILGTSTGATGSIYSMNITNFTAGQIQTALTNVESALKSMTSAGAALGSLSSRIDSQEDFVSALSDSIDSGIGRLVDADMEEESSKLSALQTQQQLAIQSLSIANSSSQNILSLFR, encoded by the coding sequence ATGACAAGCATTAACACGAATTCTTCCGCACAGGCCGCTCTCCAGACGCTGCGCAATGTCAACCAGGGCCTCAACAAGACGCAGAACCACGTTTCATCCGGTTATCGCGTCGAAAAGGCTTCCGACAACGCTGCTTACTGGTCGATCGCAACGACCATGCGTTCGGACAACAAGGCACTGTCGGCCGTTTCCGACGCCCTCGGCGTGGGTGCTGCGAAGGTCGATACCGCTTACACCGCCATGGACAGCGCCATCGACGTCGTCGGCGAAATCAAGGCCAAGCTGGTTGCCGCGACTGAAAACGGCGTCGACAAGGCCAAGGTGCAGGAAGAAATCGGTCAGTTGCAGCAGCAGCTCCTGAGCATCGCCCAGTCGGCTTCCTTCAACGGCGAGAACTGGGTTGCTGGCGCTGCCGGCACCAAGAGCGTCGTTTCCTCCTTCGTCCGCGACGGCTCGAACGCAGTATCGATCACCACGACCGATTACGTTCTCAACAGCGGTTCCGCCGGCAACGTTCTGTTCGGCATGAGCAACGGGACGGTCGAAACCTCCACGGGTATCCTCGGTACGTCGACGGGCGCGACCGGTTCTATCTACTCGATGAACATCACCAACTTCACCGCCGGTCAGATCCAGACGGCTCTGACCAACGTCGAATCGGCTCTGAAGTCGATGACCAGCGCCGGTGCCGCTCTCGGCTCGCTCTCCAGCCGCATCGACAGCCAGGAAGACTTCGTGTCGGCTCTCAGCGACTCGATCGACTCCGGTATCGGCCGTCTCGTCGACGCCGACATGGAAGAAGAATCGTCGAAACTCAGCGCCCTGCAGACCCAGCAGCAGCTGGCGATCCAGTCGCTGTCGATCGCGAACTCCTCTTCGCAGAACATCCTGTCGCTCTTCCGCTAA
- a CDS encoding MotE family protein: protein MMTILNPDMTVLQLLRRLALPAAGLVLLSIPGAFAQEHPEGDITSQDEIKQFCTNIADPARDQRYLLQKQELERLRADIDARMEEMDKRKAEYQDWLKRRDDFLKQAEAGLTDIYKKMKPDAAALQLQDMNIEVASAVIMRLGPRQSSLILNEMDSKKAAAIASVIASASDPNTSKDPS from the coding sequence ATGATGACGATCCTGAATCCTGACATGACCGTGCTGCAGCTGCTGCGCCGCCTGGCGCTGCCGGCAGCCGGCCTCGTCCTTCTGTCGATCCCCGGCGCCTTCGCACAGGAGCATCCGGAGGGAGACATCACGTCTCAGGACGAGATCAAGCAATTCTGCACCAACATCGCCGATCCCGCCCGCGACCAGCGCTACCTGCTGCAGAAACAGGAGCTGGAAAGGCTCCGCGCCGACATCGACGCCCGGATGGAAGAGATGGACAAGCGCAAGGCAGAATACCAGGACTGGCTGAAGCGGCGCGACGACTTCCTCAAGCAGGCCGAAGCCGGCCTCACCGATATCTACAAGAAGATGAAGCCGGATGCGGCGGCACTGCAGCTGCAGGATATGAACATCGAAGTAGCGTCGGCCGTCATCATGCGGCTCGGCCCGCGCCAGTCGAGCCTCATCCTCAACGAGATGGACTCGAAGAAGGCCGCGGCTATCGCCAGCGTCATCGCCAGTGCGTCCGATCCCAATACGTCGAAGGATCCTTCATGA
- a CDS encoding flagellin, with translation MTSINTNNAAMAALQTLRGVNQGLQTTQAHVSSGYRVGKAADNAAYWSIATTMRSDNKALSAVSDALGLGAAKVDTAYSAMDSAIDVVGDIKAKLVAATENGVDKAKVQEEISQLQQQLLSVAQSASFSGENWVAGANGTKNVVASFVRDGSNAVSVVMTDYVLDNSSTGNVLFGMSAGAVETSTGILGTSNGATGSVYAMDITNFTLGQIQTALTNVESALKSMTSAGAALGSISKRIELQENFVSALSDSIDSGIGRLVDADMEEESSKLSALQTQQQLAVQSLSIANSSSQTILSLFRG, from the coding sequence ATGACGAGCATCAACACCAATAACGCTGCAATGGCAGCCCTTCAGACTCTGCGCGGGGTCAACCAGGGTCTCCAGACCACCCAGGCTCATGTTTCGTCCGGCTATCGTGTCGGCAAGGCTGCCGACAACGCTGCCTACTGGTCGATCGCAACGACCATGCGTTCGGACAACAAGGCACTGTCGGCTGTTTCCGACGCTCTCGGCCTCGGCGCTGCCAAGGTCGACACGGCTTACTCCGCAATGGACAGCGCCATCGACGTCGTCGGCGACATCAAGGCCAAGCTGGTTGCCGCGACTGAAAACGGCGTCGACAAAGCCAAGGTCCAGGAAGAAATCAGCCAGCTGCAGCAGCAGCTCCTGAGCGTCGCTCAGTCGGCTTCCTTCTCCGGTGAAAACTGGGTTGCCGGCGCTAACGGCACCAAGAACGTCGTTGCCTCCTTCGTCCGCGACGGCTCCAACGCCGTTTCGGTCGTGATGACCGACTATGTTCTCGACAACAGCTCCACGGGCAACGTCCTGTTCGGCATGAGCGCCGGCGCGGTTGAAACCTCCACGGGTATCCTCGGTACTTCGAACGGCGCAACCGGTTCCGTCTACGCGATGGACATCACCAACTTCACCCTCGGCCAGATCCAAACGGCTCTGACCAACGTTGAGTCGGCTCTGAAGTCCATGACCAGCGCCGGTGCTGCACTCGGCTCGATCTCTAAGCGCATCGAGCTTCAGGAGAACTTCGTATCGGCTCTCAGCGACTCGATCGACTCCGGTATCGGCCGTCTCGTCGACGCCGACATGGAAGAAGAGTCCTCCAAACTCAGCGCCCTGCAGACCCAGCAGCAGCTCGCCGTCCAGTCCCTGTCGATTGCGAACTCCTCTTCGCAGACCATCCTGTCGCTCTTCCGCGGCTAA
- a CDS encoding flagellar basal body-associated FliL family protein has protein sequence MADEDISAGQSKKKSGLLTIVGIAVLTLLGAGGGWAVGTIVAPEIKGAKEVEQSKEADAKKKAEEGLARISTEANNVVQLEPITSNLAYPSENWVRLEVALLFNGPPDVKVAEDIHQDILAYVRTVSLQQIEGPRGFQYLKDDIQERVDLRSQGRVSKVMFRTFVIE, from the coding sequence ATGGCAGACGAAGACATAAGCGCAGGTCAATCGAAGAAGAAATCCGGCCTGCTGACGATCGTCGGCATTGCCGTCCTGACGCTTCTCGGCGCCGGCGGCGGCTGGGCGGTCGGCACGATCGTCGCGCCCGAGATCAAGGGCGCCAAGGAGGTAGAGCAGTCCAAGGAAGCCGATGCCAAGAAGAAGGCCGAGGAAGGCCTGGCGCGCATCTCGACCGAGGCCAACAACGTCGTCCAGCTCGAGCCGATTACATCGAACCTTGCCTACCCTTCGGAAAACTGGGTCCGACTCGAAGTCGCGCTGCTGTTCAACGGGCCGCCCGACGTCAAGGTCGCCGAGGACATTCACCAGGATATCCTCGCCTATGTCAGGACGGTTTCCCTGCAGCAGATCGAGGGGCCGCGCGGCTTTCAATATCTCAAGGATGACATCCAGGAACGTGTTGACCTTCGCTCGCAAGGGCGGGTATCGAAGGTCATGTTCAGGACCTTTGTCATCGAATGA
- a CDS encoding flagellar basal body P-ring protein FlgI, translating to MKLFFRIVTFVAVVAMSLADVAPAWALTSRIKDIASLQAGRDNQLIGYGLIVGLQGTGDGFRSSPFTEQSMRAMLQNLGISTQGGQSNAKNTAAVMVTANLPPFASPGSRLDVTVSSLGDATSLRGGTLVMTSLSGADGQIYAVAQGSVIVSGFQAQGQAATVTEGVTTAGRVPGGAIIERELPSHFKDSVNLVLQLRNPDFSTAIRIADIVNGYASARFGGPVAEAKDSQEVVIQKPRTADLTRLMADVENLIVETDTPAKVVINERTGTIVIGSDVRVSPVAVSYGTLTVQVTETPQIIQPEPFSRGRTAVQPQTDIAAEQTGGRVAIIDGPDLRTLVAGLNNIGVKPDGIIAILQGIKSAGALQAELVLQ from the coding sequence ATGAAATTGTTCTTCCGTATCGTCACCTTTGTTGCGGTTGTCGCCATGAGTTTGGCCGACGTGGCGCCCGCCTGGGCGCTGACGTCCCGCATCAAGGATATCGCTTCGCTTCAGGCCGGCCGCGATAACCAGCTGATCGGGTACGGTCTCATCGTCGGCCTGCAGGGAACCGGCGACGGCTTCCGTTCCTCCCCCTTCACCGAGCAGTCGATGCGGGCAATGCTCCAGAATCTCGGCATCTCGACACAGGGCGGCCAGTCCAACGCGAAGAACACCGCGGCCGTGATGGTCACCGCCAACCTGCCGCCCTTCGCAAGCCCCGGCAGCCGTCTCGATGTTACGGTGAGCTCGCTCGGGGATGCCACCTCGCTACGCGGCGGCACGCTCGTCATGACCTCGCTTTCCGGTGCCGACGGCCAGATCTACGCTGTCGCTCAGGGCTCCGTTATCGTCTCCGGCTTTCAGGCGCAGGGCCAGGCGGCGACTGTGACCGAAGGCGTCACCACCGCCGGCCGCGTGCCCGGCGGCGCGATCATCGAACGCGAACTGCCGTCCCACTTCAAGGATTCAGTCAATCTCGTCCTGCAGCTGCGCAATCCCGACTTCTCGACGGCGATCCGCATTGCCGACATCGTCAATGGCTATGCCTCCGCGCGCTTCGGCGGCCCGGTTGCCGAAGCCAAGGATTCGCAGGAAGTGGTGATCCAGAAACCGCGCACGGCCGATCTCACCCGGCTGATGGCCGACGTCGAAAACCTTATTGTCGAAACCGATACGCCGGCCAAGGTGGTTATCAACGAGCGCACCGGCACGATCGTCATCGGCTCAGATGTCCGCGTCTCGCCGGTCGCCGTCAGCTACGGCACTCTGACTGTTCAGGTCACCGAGACGCCGCAGATCATTCAGCCCGAGCCCTTCTCGCGCGGGCGGACTGCCGTTCAGCCGCAGACCGACATTGCGGCCGAGCAGACCGGTGGGCGCGTTGCCATCATCGACGGTCCCGACCTCAGGACCCTTGTCGCCGGCCTCAACAATATCGGCGTGAAACCGGATGGGATCATCGCCATTCTCCAGGGCATCAAGTCGGCGGGCGCCCTGCAGGCGGAGCTTGTGCTGCAATGA